The Daucus carota subsp. sativus chromosome 9, DH1 v3.0, whole genome shotgun sequence genome window below encodes:
- the LOC108202799 gene encoding oligopeptide transporter 1 isoform X1: MGFSGTEFEAKESDNHVAEMDDKVEEVNDSPIEQVRLTVPITDDPTLPCLTFRTWFLGIISCGVLAFLNQFFGFRQNPLYISSVSAQIVVLPLGKLMAATLPRKPVRFPGTRWEFSLNPGPFNLKEHVLITIFANSGSNSVYAVGIITIVKAFYHGEIHPMAAMLLTQTTQLLGYGWAGVFRKFLVDSPYMWWPSNLVQVSLFRALHEDEKRPKRGLTRLQFFLMVLVSSFSYYIVPNYLFPSITALSFVCWIWKDSVTAQQIGSGLKGLGIGSFALDWSTVAGFLGSPLATPGFAIMNIMAGFIIVVYILIPIAYWTDAYGAKRFPIYSSHVFDSEGNKYNVSTVLNSKTFSFNQKGYDDYSQINLSIFFVYAYGISFATLAATLSHVALFHGRSIWKQTRASVQDKFGDVHTRLMKKNYDPVPQWWFYSILIIVVALSLLACEGFGRQLQLPYWGVLLAISLALVFTLPIGVITATTNQQPGLNVITELIIGYMYPGKPLANVAFKTYGYISMSQAIMFLGDFKLGHYMKIPPKSMFIVQLVGTVIASSIYFGTSWWLLTTIEFICDPTKLPEGSPWTCPGDDVFYNASIIWGVVGPQRMFGNLGLYSKMNYFFLFGILAPFPVWILSKIYPEKKWIRLINMPILISGAGAMPPARAVNYICWISVGLFFNFVVYRRYKAWWARHNYILSAGLDAGVAFMAILCYFTLQVRDINGMNWWGLELDDHCPLASCPTAPGIVVDGCPVF; encoded by the exons ATGGGTTTTTCAGGAACTGAGTTTGAGGCCAAGGAAAGTGATAATCATGTTGCTGAGATGGATG ATAAGGTGGAGGAGGTGAATGATAGTCCTATTGAGCAAGTGAGGCTGACTGTGCCAATAACAGATGATCCAACATTGCCTTGCTTGACATTCAGAACATGGTTCTTGGGGATCATTTCATGTGGAGTCCTGGCCTTCTTGAATCAGTTTTTCGGGTTTCGACAGAATCCTCTGTACATTTCATCTGTTTCAGCTCAGATTGTGGTTCTTCCACTGGGGAAGCTAATGGCAGCAACTCTGCCAAGGAAACCAGTTAGGTTTCCTGGAACAAGATGGGAGTTTTCACTGAATCCAGGGCCTTTTAACTTGAAAGAGCATGTTCTGATTACTATCTTTGCCAATTCTGGTTCCAATTCTGTGTATGCAGTGGGAATTATCACTATTGTTAAAGCATTTTATCATGGGGAAATTCATCCCATGGCAGCTATGTTGTTAACTCAAACCACTCAG TTGCTTGGATATGGATGGGCTGGAGTTTTCCGAAAATTTCTAGTTGATTCTCCTTACATGTGGTGGCCTTCTAATCTGGTTCAAGTTTCTCTCTTCAG AGCATTACatgaagatgaaaagaggccGAAAAGAGGCTTGACTAGGCTGCAGTTCTTCCTCATGGTTCTTGTGTCAAGCTTCTCATATTACATAGTTCCTAACTACCTGTTTCCCTCTATAACTGCCCTCTCATTTGTGTGCTGGATTTGGAAGGATTCTGTCACAGCACAACAGATTGGCTCCGGCCTTAAGGGACTTGGCATTGGCTCATTCGCGCTTGATTGGTCCACAGTTGCTGGTTTTCTAGGCAGTCCCTTGGCCACGCCTGGATTTGCAATCATGAACATAATGGCTGGTTTCATAATTGTGGTCTACATACTCATACCTATTGCTTACTGGACAGATGCCTATGGTGCAAAGAGATTTCCAATTTACTCTTCTCATGTGTTTGATTCCGAGGGTAATAAATACAACGTATCAACCGTTCTTAACTCCAAAACCTTCAGTTTCAACCAAAAGGGATATGATGATTACAGCCAGATCAATCTCAGCATTTTCTTCGTGTATGCTTATGGCATAAGCTTTGCCACACTGGCCGCCACCTTGTCTCATGTTGCACTCTTCCACGGGAG ATCGATATGGAAGCAAACAAGAGCATCTGTTCAAGACAAGTTCGGAGATGTGCACACTAGGTTGATGAAGAAGAACTATGATCCTGTCCCTCAATGGTGGTTCTATTCAATTTTGATCATTGTAGTTGCATTATCTCTGCTTGCTTGTGAGGGCTTTGGAAGACAGCTTCAACTACCTTACTGGGGAGTCCTATTGGCAATATCTCTGGCTCTTGTTTTCACCTTGCCAATTGGAGTCATCACAGCTACAACAAACCAA CAACCAGGGCTGAATGTCATTACAGAACTTATTATTGGTTACATGTATCCTGGCAAACCTCTTGCCAATGTGGCTTTCAAAACTTATGGCTACATAAGTATGTCACAAGCGATTATGTTCCTCGGTGATTTCAAGCTAGGCCATTACATGAAGATTCCCCCCAAGTCTATGTTCATTGTCCAG TTAGTCGGAACAGTAATAGCATCCTCTATTTACTTTGGAACATCTTGGTGGCTCCTGACAACGATAGAGTTCATCTGTGACCCTACAAAATTGCCTGAAGGAAGCCCGTGGACATGCCCTGGAGACGACGTTTTCTACAATGCCTCCATCATATGGGGAGTTGTTGGTCCTCAGCGTATGTTTGGAAATCTGGGGCTGTACTCAAAGATGAACTACTTCTTTCTGTTTGGCATACTTGCACCATTCCCAGTCTGGATCCTTTCCAAGATATACCCGGAGAAAAAATGGATTCGCCTCATAAACATGCCAATTCTAATATCAGGAGCAGGGGCTATGCCCCCAGCAAGGGCTGTGAACTACATCTGCTGGATCAGTGTGGGACTCTTCTTCAATTTTGTCGTGTACAGACGATACAAAGCCTGGTGGGCTAGGCACAACTATATCCTGTCAGCCGGACTAGATGCTGGAGTTGCATTCATGGCCATTCTCTGCTATTTCACATTGCAGGTTAGAGATATCAATGGAATGAACTGGTGGGGATTGGAATTAGACGATCATTGTCCTCTGGCAAGCTGTCCGACTGCCCCTGGTATAGTCGTCGACGGCTGTCCTGTATTCTAG
- the LOC108202799 gene encoding oligopeptide transporter 1 isoform X2, whose product MGFSGTEFEAKESDNHVAEMDDKVEEVNDSPIEQVRLTVPITDDPTLPCLTFRTWFLGIISCGVLAFLNQFFGFRQNPLYISSVSAQIVVLPLGKLMAATLPRKPVRFPGTRWEFSLNPGPFNLKEHVLITIFANSGSNSVYAVGIITIVKAFYHGEIHPMAAMLLTQTTQLLGYGWAGVFRKFLVDSPYMWWPSNLVQVSLFRALHEDEKRPKRGLTRLQFFLMVLVSSFSYYIVPNYLFPSITALSFVCWIWKDSVTAQQIGSGLKGLGIGSFALDWSTVAGFLGSPLATPGFAIMNIMAGFIIVVYILIPIAYWTDAYGAKRFPIYSSHVFDSEGNKYNVSTVLNSKTFSFNQKGYDDYSQINLSIFFVYAYGISFATLAATLSHVALFHGRSIWKQTRASVQDKFGDVHTRLMKKNYDPVPQWWFYSILIIVVALSLLACEGFGRQLQLPYWGVLLATTNQQPGLNVITELIIGYMYPGKPLANVAFKTYGYISMSQAIMFLGDFKLGHYMKIPPKSMFIVQLVGTVIASSIYFGTSWWLLTTIEFICDPTKLPEGSPWTCPGDDVFYNASIIWGVVGPQRMFGNLGLYSKMNYFFLFGILAPFPVWILSKIYPEKKWIRLINMPILISGAGAMPPARAVNYICWISVGLFFNFVVYRRYKAWWARHNYILSAGLDAGVAFMAILCYFTLQVRDINGMNWWGLELDDHCPLASCPTAPGIVVDGCPVF is encoded by the exons ATGGGTTTTTCAGGAACTGAGTTTGAGGCCAAGGAAAGTGATAATCATGTTGCTGAGATGGATG ATAAGGTGGAGGAGGTGAATGATAGTCCTATTGAGCAAGTGAGGCTGACTGTGCCAATAACAGATGATCCAACATTGCCTTGCTTGACATTCAGAACATGGTTCTTGGGGATCATTTCATGTGGAGTCCTGGCCTTCTTGAATCAGTTTTTCGGGTTTCGACAGAATCCTCTGTACATTTCATCTGTTTCAGCTCAGATTGTGGTTCTTCCACTGGGGAAGCTAATGGCAGCAACTCTGCCAAGGAAACCAGTTAGGTTTCCTGGAACAAGATGGGAGTTTTCACTGAATCCAGGGCCTTTTAACTTGAAAGAGCATGTTCTGATTACTATCTTTGCCAATTCTGGTTCCAATTCTGTGTATGCAGTGGGAATTATCACTATTGTTAAAGCATTTTATCATGGGGAAATTCATCCCATGGCAGCTATGTTGTTAACTCAAACCACTCAG TTGCTTGGATATGGATGGGCTGGAGTTTTCCGAAAATTTCTAGTTGATTCTCCTTACATGTGGTGGCCTTCTAATCTGGTTCAAGTTTCTCTCTTCAG AGCATTACatgaagatgaaaagaggccGAAAAGAGGCTTGACTAGGCTGCAGTTCTTCCTCATGGTTCTTGTGTCAAGCTTCTCATATTACATAGTTCCTAACTACCTGTTTCCCTCTATAACTGCCCTCTCATTTGTGTGCTGGATTTGGAAGGATTCTGTCACAGCACAACAGATTGGCTCCGGCCTTAAGGGACTTGGCATTGGCTCATTCGCGCTTGATTGGTCCACAGTTGCTGGTTTTCTAGGCAGTCCCTTGGCCACGCCTGGATTTGCAATCATGAACATAATGGCTGGTTTCATAATTGTGGTCTACATACTCATACCTATTGCTTACTGGACAGATGCCTATGGTGCAAAGAGATTTCCAATTTACTCTTCTCATGTGTTTGATTCCGAGGGTAATAAATACAACGTATCAACCGTTCTTAACTCCAAAACCTTCAGTTTCAACCAAAAGGGATATGATGATTACAGCCAGATCAATCTCAGCATTTTCTTCGTGTATGCTTATGGCATAAGCTTTGCCACACTGGCCGCCACCTTGTCTCATGTTGCACTCTTCCACGGGAG ATCGATATGGAAGCAAACAAGAGCATCTGTTCAAGACAAGTTCGGAGATGTGCACACTAGGTTGATGAAGAAGAACTATGATCCTGTCCCTCAATGGTGGTTCTATTCAATTTTGATCATTGTAGTTGCATTATCTCTGCTTGCTTGTGAGGGCTTTGGAAGACAGCTTCAACTACCTTACTGGGGAGTCCTATT AGCTACAACAAACCAA CAACCAGGGCTGAATGTCATTACAGAACTTATTATTGGTTACATGTATCCTGGCAAACCTCTTGCCAATGTGGCTTTCAAAACTTATGGCTACATAAGTATGTCACAAGCGATTATGTTCCTCGGTGATTTCAAGCTAGGCCATTACATGAAGATTCCCCCCAAGTCTATGTTCATTGTCCAG TTAGTCGGAACAGTAATAGCATCCTCTATTTACTTTGGAACATCTTGGTGGCTCCTGACAACGATAGAGTTCATCTGTGACCCTACAAAATTGCCTGAAGGAAGCCCGTGGACATGCCCTGGAGACGACGTTTTCTACAATGCCTCCATCATATGGGGAGTTGTTGGTCCTCAGCGTATGTTTGGAAATCTGGGGCTGTACTCAAAGATGAACTACTTCTTTCTGTTTGGCATACTTGCACCATTCCCAGTCTGGATCCTTTCCAAGATATACCCGGAGAAAAAATGGATTCGCCTCATAAACATGCCAATTCTAATATCAGGAGCAGGGGCTATGCCCCCAGCAAGGGCTGTGAACTACATCTGCTGGATCAGTGTGGGACTCTTCTTCAATTTTGTCGTGTACAGACGATACAAAGCCTGGTGGGCTAGGCACAACTATATCCTGTCAGCCGGACTAGATGCTGGAGTTGCATTCATGGCCATTCTCTGCTATTTCACATTGCAGGTTAGAGATATCAATGGAATGAACTGGTGGGGATTGGAATTAGACGATCATTGTCCTCTGGCAAGCTGTCCGACTGCCCCTGGTATAGTCGTCGACGGCTGTCCTGTATTCTAG